TCCGGTTCCGAAATGGTCGTTTCGTACGTAAATAGACATCCGTTCTGATCGGCAAATGTGACTGAATATGTTCCTGCCGAAAGGTCACTGATATCTTGCGTATGAGCACCTGTGCTCCAAGTATATAAATATGGTCCAAGACCACCGGTTGGAGTAAGGTCAATGGAGCCGTTGTCACCAGCATTGCAGGAAACATCCACATCAATGCTCGAAGCGCCAAGTGTATCTGGTTGAGTAACCGTTCCAGAAGAAGTTGTGGTACAGCCATTATCGTCCGTGATCAAAACGTTATAAATACCAGGCCCAAGGTCTTCAAGGTCTTCAGAGGTTGCTCCGTTATCCCAATCAAAAACATAAGGAGCTGTTCCGCCAGTTACGGTCAATTCGACAACTCCATTTTCAACTCCGTTACACGAAACGTTATCAACTGCCGTAGCTGCTTCGAGAAGCGCAGGCTGCGTCACATTTCCGCTTACTGTCTGAGAGCAGTTGACATCGTCAACAACGGTAACTGTGTATGAACCAGCGGCCAATCCTGAGATGTTGCTAGTTGTTTCAGCATTGTTCCAAGAGTAAGTGAACGGAGACGTTCCGCCAGTTACAATTGCAGTGGCAGAACCATCACCAGCTTGAAAACAGCTCAATCGTTCCGTGTTCACCGCTACGGAGAAACCAGTACAAAGAAGTGGGTTCACCGTGATAGTAACCGTTTCATCACAACCGTTGGCATCGGTTACGGTAACTGTGTAAGTTCCTGGACAAAGGTCAGAAGCTGTCTGTGTGGTTTGAGCGTCAGCATCGTTCCAAGCATAGTCATATGGAGGCGTTCCGCCAGATGGATTTGCTGTTGCAGAACCATCGCATCCGTTGAAGTTTTGCTCATCAATTACACTCGTTCCAACAGAAAGAGCCGTTGGTTCTGAAACCACCACCGAACCTGAGGCTTGACAACCGATGGAATCTGTTACGACCACAGAGTACGGTCCAGCAGAAATTCCGTTTATCGTTTGTGTTGTTCCTGAATTGTTCCACAGATATGTGAAAGGAGTGTTGTTTTGCTGAGTAAGCGGTGTAGCTGTTGCTGTTCCGTCAGAACCGTCATTGCAACTTACATCAGACGCGGTTACGTCCACATCCAAATCGCAAGTTGGTGGATTGATGACCACACTTGTAGTGAATTCGCAACCGTTGGCATCCGTAACCGTGATGGAATAAATTCCGTCACAAAGATCAATTGCGGTCGAATCTGTTTGCCCATCGCTCCACTCGTAACTGTAAGGAGCAGTCCCACCAGTTGGCGTAGCAATTGCAGAACCGTTACAGCCATTCACCAAGGTTTCGTCAAAAGCCGTAACCACAGCGTTCAGCACGTTAGGCTCGCCAACAACTGAACTACAGGTGATGATGCATCCGTTTGCATCCGTAACGGTTACACCATATGTTCCAGCTGTAAGTTCAGATTGAGAAGCATCCGTGTTTCCGTTGCTCCAAGCGTACGTGTACGGAGAAGTTCCTCCAGCTATAGCTACTTCAACACTTCCGTTAGCATCGCCATTACAAAGCGCGTCTTCCGAAGTACAGGTCGGAACCAGTGCATCAGGTTCAGAAACAGTATAAGTACCAGTTGTTGAACAGCCGTTTACATCCTCAATTGTAACCGTGTATGAACCAGCTTCAAGTCCAGTCAGATCTTCGGAGGAAGAAGTGAATCCGTTGGGGCCGGTCCAGCTGAAACTATAAGCTTGACAAGTAGCACCTCCAATAACAGTGATGTCAATTTCGCCATCTGGAGCTCCATTACAGGAAACACCTGCACCACCAACATATTCCGACACTTCGAAACCATCGATTTCCAACGCGTCTGGCTCGGCTAGCGTTATTAATTCCGTTTCAGTAGAACCATTAGCGTCTGTGACAATTACAGTATATGTTCCTGCTGCAAGACCTGTTGCCGTTTCAGTAGTTTGACCATCAGACCAATCGTAAGAATAAGGAAGACATCCGCCAGAAACATTTGCCGTAGCTGTTCCATCCGTTGCACCATTGCAGCTAACGTTTGCACCACAATTAACCGTTGATGGGTCAATTGCAAGAACAAGAACCGATGGCGTGATGGTTACATCGAATGAGCAATCGAAGGTGTTGCCAGCGAGGTCAGTGGCCGTGTAGGTAACCGTTGTTGTTCCAACCGGGAATGAATCGCCCGAATTGTGAGTGCTTGAAAGTGACGCTGAGCAGTTGTCGTCTGCCTGCGGAATATTCCAAGTAACAACTGGAGTACAATCATTGCTTGCTGGAGTAACATCAATATTTGATGGACAGCCAAGAATCGTTGGGTCTTCATCATCAGAAACCACCACATCCTGCGTGCAAGTTGCCGTATTTCCGTTCACATCCGTAGCGGTCCAGGTCACGGTTGTTGTTCCGACTGAATACGGCCCAGCATTGTCAACCAGAGTTGAAGCAACGCCACAGTTATCGGAAGAAGTTGCTGTTCCGATGGAAGAGGAAGAAGAACACAACCCAGCATCAGTAGAGATGTTTGCAGTCGCTGGACAGGTGACTGATGGGTCTTCATCATCAGAAACAACCACATCTTGAGAACAAGTGGCCGTGTTGCCGTTCACATCGGTGGCAGTCCAAGTAACGGTTGTTGTTCCAACCGAATAAGGACCTGAGTTGTCGACCAATGTTGAAGCAACGCCACAGTTGTCAGAAGAAGTTACCGTTCCGATAGAAGCAGAAGAAGTACATAGACCAGCATCTGTGGAGATGTTGGCAGTTGCAGGGCAGGAAACCGATGGGTTCTCATCATCCGAAACCACCACATCCTGCGTACAGGTGGCCGTGTTGCCGTTCACGTCCGTAGCTGTCCAAGTAACGATTGTTGGTCCAACTGAATAAGGACCTGAGTTGTCAGGCAGAGTTGAAGTAACGCCACAGTTATCAGAAGAAGTTGCTGTTCCGATAGAAGCAGTAGAAGTACAAAGGCCAGCATCGGTGCTGATATTGGCTGTTGCTGGACAGATGACTGAGGGGGCTTCATCATCCGTTACAACCACATCCTGCGAGCAACTTGCGGTGTTTCCGGTAAAGTCCGTTGCCGTCCAAGTAACGGTTGTTGTTCCAACTGAATAAGGGCCAGCGTTATCTACAATTGTTGATTGAACACCACAGTTGTCAGACGAAGTAGCCGTTCCGATTGAAGCAGAAGAAGTGCACAACCCAGCGTCAGTAGTGATGTTCGCAGTTGCGGGACATGTGATTGTCGGTGGAACCGGGTCATTCTGATTTATAGACGCACTTGCGTCATCAGTACAGCCATTCGCATCAGTAACAACAACTGAATAATTCCCAACCCCGAGAGAAGATATGTTTGCAGTTGACATTCCTCCAGGAGTCCAAACGTATCCGTAAGCTGCAGTTCCTCCAGAAATGGATGTTGAAATGGCACCTTCTGTTCCGCCTGCGCAAATCACATTGGCATCTGTAGTTGCAGTAATTACAGGTTCAGGGAAAACTGTGATTGATTCTGAAGCGTTTGTTGTACAAGCTGAAGCAGTAAAAATCACAAAATGAGTTACGGTGTAAGAGCCATCGGCACCATAAGAGTGCGTTGGGTTTTCTTGCGTTGATGAGTTTCCATCTCCGAAGGTCCAATAGTGTGAAACCGTTCCGCCAGACGTCCCAGTATTGCTAAATGCGAAACTATTTCCATCAAAACATTGGCTTGGATCATTAGCGTTAAAATCAGGACGAATTACGGTGACAGTTTCGGTTGAAGTCTGTGTTTGAGAATTGCAGGCATCAGTCACCGTGTAAGTGTACGTGGTGGTATTTGCAGGAGAGACTGTCACGTTTGCGCCAACTGGAGCTCCATTATCCCATGAACCTGAATAAGGAGGCAAACTTCCGCTGACGTTGGCAGTCAAGTTAGCAGATTGTCCAAGACAGATGGTGGTTTCACCAGTCGTAGTCAATGCAAGTGGAACATCATTATCAATCACGTTGATTGTAGCAGATCCCGGAGCCAAACAATCACATGGAGGTTGGTCCATGTTGACCACGATTGTTTCGATTCCTTCAGCAATGAAGTCAAGTGGAACAACAATTGGAATTATGACTGAATTCTGACCTGCGGGAATAGTTACCGTTGTTGGAAATGAATTGTAATCAACGCCATTGGTGGCTGTTCCGCTCACGCTATAAGTAGCACTTATCGGAGTTCCGTTGTTCGCAACATCAACTCTTGAGAATACAATGTACTCGTCAGAACATCCTTCTTCAATTTGCGTGTTGGTGAAATCTACCGTTATTCCACCTCCGGCAGTAAAACTTCCTGCTTCGAGGAAGACACCTGAATCGTATATGTGGTCTCCAGCGTCAGCAATCGCCAATCGTATATGATACGTTTGGCAAGGCGTTACAACAGCTTTGGCTGTTAAAACAGTTGTGTAACCATCGTACTGAACCGCAGGTCCATTGTGGTTTTCAACATAGTAAGCACAATTTTCGCAAGGACCATTGGCAGGCTCGTTTTGGCTGTAGCCATTGTTGACGTTATTGATAGCTACTGGAGTAGTGGTGTTTGGAATCAGCGCAATATTTGCCGAATTACCAACGTAAGGACCGCTTATTCCTGGGCCAGAAATAAAGAATCCGAACACATCATTGTATTGTGAGTTTACCCATTCTGGATATTCTTCCGAAGCAAAAACATATCTGAACGAAAGTGAATCATCTTGTGGTACGAAATCGAATTCCAAAATAACCGCATCGTAAGTGGTTACTCCTGCAAGACTTGTAAGGTTTGCATCTCCAGTTCTTCCTTGGTCGACCCCGGCATTGTTATCATCGTCAGGGCCAATGGCAGTATTGGCACTTCCAGTGGTAAGAAGAATACCATTCTGCATGGCAAAAGTGGTTCCTGTTGCGTTGAAAGTTCCAGCGGCAGATGCAGGCCCGATATAATTTACGTTGGAAACTGTAACACATGAACCAAGAAGTACATTTTCAACCAATGCTTGCACTTGGTTTGTTGTAGATGACTGATTGACAGTAATCTGTGCAAAAGCCCCACTTGCTCCAAGAAAAAACAGCGTAATGAAGGGCAATGACTTTATGCGCATCATATTTGTTGTTGAGTAGATGTTTCTAAGGAATCTTATTTCCATGCTGCTTGTCGAATTCGTTTCTGACGGACGTCAAATCTACGTCTTCGTCTATACATTTGCACAATTAATCGACAATCAACAATGATTTATCGAGAATCGGACAGAGGTCCGCTCTAGGGGCGTTCACTGCATTTTAACAATATGTGTATGAGGTATTTGGGAATTGTGTCAATTTTATGGATGGTCACGTTGTGTAAAGCTGGTTTGGCCCAAGATTCTGTTGAGTCTGTAACGGATTCAACCAAGCGGCCCATAAATTTTGTTTTCAGTGTTGGCGGTGGTGTGACTAAGTTTTTGGGAGATGTTCAAGATGCATCGGCAAAGGCTAACGTTCATATATTAGGAAATAGAGCCGCGTATGACCTTAATCTAGGTCTTGGATTTTCTAAATCGTTCACGCTGAATTTCAATGTCATCTATGGTAAACTGAGTGGTAACGAGAATGCATTTAAGGAGCATCGCAATTTTGAAACGCAAATGGTTCAGGCAGGGATTAATGTAGAATACAACTTTGCGGGACTATACAAATATCGATTGCCTGTGGTCAATCCATTTCTTGTAGCTGGAGCCTACTACAGTAACTATTTCAATCTGCGCACCGATTTACTTTATGATGGTGAGAACCAATACAATTATTGGTCTGATGGAACCATCCGAAATCTTGCTGAGACACCAGGGAATCGCGATCTAGCTCAGAATGTTTCACGCGATTTCGAATACGAAACGCTGGTCAAGAAATCGATGAGCACGTTCACGGCATCTGCTGGTTTAGGTGTTGATTTACATTTGAGTAGAGCCTTTTCCGTACGATTAATGAGCAGATACTTCTTTTCGGTGAACGATGAAGTTGATGGCAATTCCACTGGCAATTCCGCTGGATTGAATGACGGATTCTTTTTGAATCAACTTTCGTTGGTGGTAAACACAATGGCATTCAATACATCGCGAAATGCAGAACTGCCTAATTACAAATTCCTGTTCGATCCGTCTCAATTATCTATTGTTGAAAATGAAGATAGGGACGAAGATGGCGTGAAGGATATTTTGGATAAGTGTGCTGCTACACCGAGCGGAGTTAAAGTTGACAAAGCGGGATGTCCGTTAGATGAGGACGTTGACGGAATTCCTGATTACCGCGACAATAGTTTGAACACGGGAAAGGATGAGGTGGTTGACCAGACCGGCAAGCCGATCGATTATGAATTGGTGGCCGAGAAATGGATGGTTTCGGAAAACGTTTACGGTATCAATTGGGATAAGAGATATCCTAACCCAAGATTTGTGGAGAACAAAGGTTATACAGTAAATGTGGCCACTGATAAAGAGCAGGAGGGAAAAGAGGTGAATCCGCGTCTTTTGAAAATTCCAGAATTGAGGAAGCAAGTGCTGAACGATTCCCTCATCATATACAGACTTGGGGTTTTTGAAAAGTTCGAAGACGCTGAGTCGCAAAGATTGGAATTGGAGAAAGAAGGTATTTATTCCTCTTACGAAGTGCCTGAATCCTATTCGATTCAAGCTGCTGAACAATTGGCAGGTTCTGGTCAAGTGCAAAAAGCGTTTAATGCAACTTCTTATGGGATGCAAGAAGCGATTGAAAACATTAAAGCCAGTGAAACTGTCCAGTCAGCAGAATTGGACTACACCGTTTCTAGATTCGAACGTTACCTATTCGATGGAACTCCAGAGGTAATGTTGGTGAAGGATTTTCTGTTGAGCATGAATGCTTTCATTTATGATCCAGTTGTCAGCAATTCGATAGCTCCAGTTCAAGAAAAACTGGACGCAAACCCTGTTCCCAAGGCAACTTTTGTTCTGAATGTACCTGTCGATGAATCAGAGGTAGAGCACCCGATAATGGAGGAGAAATCAGAGCCGATAGTAGATGTTCAAGCAGATATCACAACAGATGAATTGAGAACGCCAGAATCGTCAGAAGTTGATCAGCCAGAAGTGGGTGTTGCAGTTGAAAATAGAATGTCAGAGCCGGTGCCAAGCACGCTTACCGGAGCCCCTTTGAAGGAAGCGATCAAAGAAATTCGTTCAACCTCGAACTTGAAAAAACAACCGCGTATCAATTACGCACCCGTAAAACCTCAGTTTAAAATGGCCGATCAAAATAATGACGGGCTCATTTCTGCGGTAGAGATTCAAAAGGTTCTGGATCAGATCTTAGAAGGCAATTCTTCGGTGACAACCGAACAATTCAATGAGATGAATGCCTACTTCACAGACTTTACCGAAAATGTTGAGCCAATCGACTTTGGAGGAACCAAAGTGGCATTCGTAAATGGAGTGCTGACAATTTTGAAAACAGAAGGTGGCGAGTACAAAGAAGAATCTAGAAGACTACTTGCAAAGAAATATAAGGAAGCTGATTTCAATAAGGACGGAGAATTGACACCTGATGAAGTGCAGCAAATGATTGATCTATTCCTAAAAGGTGGCTCTTCTTACTCGCAAGAGAAAGTACACGAGCTGATTGATCTCTACTTTGAGTAGAACTTGAAGTTATTTGAAATAAAAAAGGCTTTCCAAACGGAAAGCCTTTTTTGTAGCCCGTAGGGGACAGATCTCGAACATTTGGAAGGATTTTGAAGCATTGCTTCGAATTTGAATAACTAGTCTCGAATTTGACCCGCCTTCTTACATTCAATCTAAAGAGACCGTTCTCCAACTGGGACGTTTTACAAGGTATTTGAAGGTGACCTGTTTGCTTTCTCCAGGTAACAGCGTCAATTTCCAATCGAGAATTCCCTTGTCTTCATCCAGTTTCACACCTTCGGTATCGATCAACGAAATGGAAATGTCTCGAGATGTGGAGACCGGTAATTGGTCCTGTAAATGAAGCCTCACCAGTTTGTCTTTGTTGTTCTTTAGCTTGATGGTGAAGCCTCGATAATCAATCGTCTTGTTGCCAATTATCTGCTGCTTGGTAAACTCCTTCATTTGCTCTCGTTCCACCACCAAAGATTTATCAGAGCCAAGCGAAACGAGCATGGTATCTCCTGTGTTTTGAGGCGATAAGAGCGATTGTCCAATGTAAGTGCCAGAAACATAGAGGCTAACAATACCTTCCAATAGCTCAAATCGTTCCCAGTCGGTGATCTTGGCTACCAGAAAAGCGTGAGGTACTTCGATGGGGGCGGAGAAGTAGCTCATGTCTGCGTTCATTTCCAGTTCATCTATTTGCACGGTGTAATCCTTATCGTCAGAAAGCACGGTGAAAGGAGTCTCCACCTTGTAAAAAACGCGGGTTTCCTTTTTAGCAACCGAAGTGTTCACCGATATTCGCTTGTTCCTCGCCCGAAAATCTGATGTGTAATTATTACTGAAATATGGTTGAGAACTGATAGACGCTATTCCTCCATCCACATCGCCATATTGTGCTGGAATGCCACCTGTAAGTACGCGTACGCTTTCGTAGGCCGATTGCGGAAGCGAGGAAGATCCGCGCACCTTCACGCCATCAATGTAGGGATTCAAAGCACCATCCCGCGAGCCTCGAATCAAACCAAGTTCATTTTGCATGCCAGCCACAGTTGTAACTACCGAATTTGCACCGCGCGCTGGCATTTTTTCAATTTCTACACCAGCAACCGAACTGAGCAGGTTTCCACCTCCATACCCTCCGGGCCTAATTTCACTGGCTGAAAATGAAGAGCCAGAACCTCCGTCTTTCTGTATGAGTGGAACGGTATAGGCAATCACACAGACTTCATCCAGCTGTACGCCTGCGCTCAATTTAAAATCGGCAATTGCAATCTGATCACCATGAACTGGAATTCCTTTCCGTTCCTGCGAAGTGAAACCGACCGAACTGACCTTGAGGTCGTACATTCCGGCACTGATGTTTTTCAGTTTAAAGACTCCGTCAAAATCTGTGGTCGAACCGGTTACTATTTCCCCTTCATTCAGTAGCGCCACATTGGCAAATGGAATCGGTTCAGAACGGTCGTCTGATACCGTTCCCTGGATACTTCCCGAACCAGTAAGTTCCATGCTGGCAATATTGAGTTCAGGTGTTGGCTTAGAATTTCTCAAGCTGCCAAGATCCCAGCGTTTTAGTTCTGGCATTTGGCCGCTTTCAAACGGATTTTCAGAGGTCAGATTGAGCTTCACATCTTTCCAGTCTGACCCGCTGCTTTGACGCACGTTGGCCTTTAGAATCAGATTGATCGGTTCGTCTATGTCCTCAGCCCGTAGGTCGTAAATGGGAGTCCAACCGGCATTCGGAATGATGTATTTGAGCGAGATGTTTCCTTTGAAAGTGTCTTCGCAACTTGCTTCAACAACAATTTCACTTGTTTTTGGAGGAACAATACTGGTTATCTCCTGCTTTTGAGCGGTTTTTTCGCGCAGCAGTTTTTCCAGATCCTTGATTCTTCTATGGCTTTTTCGTTGAGCCATTTTCACTTCCTTTAGCTTCACCTCATAGAATTCAACGGTCTCGATGAGTTCATTTACCCGCACACCTTCCTGCTGTCCGCCTATTTCGTTGTTCAGAGCCAATATCTTCTCTTGGTTCTGATACAAAGCCAGCACGTCCGATTCGTCCTCTATAATAATCTGTAGACTGTCCAGACTTGTTTGAAGCGCCTCGGATTTTTCATTCTTGTCAAGGTGCTTTAGGAAGTTCGAACGCTTGTTAACGTAGTTGATCACAAGTCCATCGTCTACCTTCACCTGAAGGCTATTGTCCATCAGGTCGGGTTCCAAACCCTCAAACACCAGCCTGTATTTTCCCGGTTTCAGCTTTAATGGCTTTACTCGTTTTACCTGAGCTCCTTTAAAGTAAACGGTCACTTCGCTCACTTCAGAGTTCAACTTTTTTTCTTCAATAGCTGTGTCTTGGGCCAAAGCAACTTCAGCCAACAGCATCACCAAAATGAGCAGTAGATTTTTCATGACTTATGGGTTTTTAGGATTTCCATTCAAGTTACCCAACATTACAGTCTTACGGGGTCTGTTTTTTGCCAATATCTCCGTATTCATTGCAAGTCTGAATAGGTGAATAATGAAGGATTGGCTATGGATTTGAACTGGGAGCGGACAGGCTAAAATAACAGACCCAAAAAATATCAGGATGGACCGAAAACATCAATTGACGTCCATTTTTATGAAAATTGTCACCTCCTTAGGCATCGAGGTTGCCACGCTAATCTCTAATAATTGTTAATAAACAGTTGGGCGAAAGCAACCCAAACAATTTTTGTTTTCGGGCCAGCGTAGTACATGTAACATCATTTCAAAAAATCTCAAAATAATGTAGTTGAAACCTTAGATTTAAAAAATTCTTGCCATGAAAACACCAGCCCCTTCCGCCCTAAGAATTGCCAGTCTTGCTTTCATCATCCTCGTACTGTTCGGATGTAAGGATAAAAGCAATGAACCTATTGATCCGGCATTTGCTGGATACATCTCTGCATTTACCAGCGGAGTGGTAAGCAATAGCACAACCATTCAGATAAAACTAGCAGAGTCGCACCCCGATGCTGAGATCAACACGCGGATTGAAAAAGAACTGTTCGATTTCAGTCCGAATGTGGATGGTGAAGCGTTTTGGCTGGATAACCGAACCATTGAGTTTCGTCCGAAAGAGCGGTTGAAATCAGGCAAGGCGTATGAGGTGGAATTCGACCTCTACAAACTGGTTGACGTGCCGGAAAACCTGAAAACGTTGGTATTCCAGATTCAGGTGATGAAGCAATCGATGGCAGTGGCATTTGATGGAATGGAAGCCTACGATACCGACCTGAAATGGCAGATGATGCGCGGCTATGTGACCACCTACGATGTGGCTTTTGCAGATGATGTGGAAGCTTCGCTGGTGGCTTTGCAGAATGGCAAGGAACTCAGTCTGAGCTGGGAACATGAAGGTGGAGGTAAGCTGCATCGATTCATCATCGATAGCATTAGCAGAACGGAAGATCGCGGGCAAGTGATCTTACAGTGGAACGGAGAAAAACTTGGTTTTGAAGGAGAAGAGGAGCGAAGCTATGACATTCCGCCATTGGGAGAATTCACGGTTTTGGATGTGAAAACCACTACACAGCCCGAGCAGATGATCACCATCTTCTTTTCCGATCCAATTAGTACGGAGATTGACCTCAATGGCCTGATTTACCTAAGACCACAAGCTGATATTCGCTTGGTGCGCGAAGGAAATTCAGTAAAACTGTATCCTGTCAAACGCCTTATTGGTGACATCACACTTATTGTGACCGATGGCGTGCGCAACTCACTCAACTATCAATTGATGGCTGAATATCAGAAAAAGGTCAAGTTCACCAGCATCAAACCTTCGGTTGAATTGATTGGAAAAGGTGTTATTCTGCCAAGTTCTGATGGATTGACCTTCCCGTTCAAAGCGGTGAGTCTGAAGGCTGTAAATGTGCGTGTTCTCAGGATTTTTGAGAACAATATGGCGCAGTTCTTTCAAGTAAATCAGTTTGATGGAACTGACGAAATGAAGCGCGTGGCCCGTCCGGTTTTCAATGGCGAAGTAGAACTCAAATCCGAAAAACCGATTGACTACGGCAGCTGGAACAATTTCTCCATCGACCTCTCGAAACTCATAAAGGCCGAACCCGGAGCGCTCTATCGCGTGCAGGTCAGTTTCACCAAAAAGCAATCGCTTTATCCTTGCGAAAGTGGCGGAACGAAGGAAGAGGATGAGGTTTGGGACGAGCCCGATTATGAGAATGAGTTTGATAGCCCACCGCGCTGGGATTACTACGATGACGAAGATTATTATGATTATCGCCACTATAAATATGAAGACAGGGATAATCCGTGCTCGCAATCATACTATATGCGAGGCGATCGTTTTCCTGCCAGAAACTTCTTGGCATCCGACCTCGGAATCATTGCTAAAAGCGGCCGTGGCACGGATATGTTGGTGGCCGTTACCGACCTCAGAACTACCGATCCGATGTCGAATGTGGAAGTGGAGATTTACAACTTTCAACAACAATTGGTAGGGAGTTCTACTACCGATGGTGATGGTTTTGTAAAGATCGACCTGAAGCGAAAGCCTTATCTGCTTATTGCCAAAAAAGATGGACAGCGCGGTTATTTGCGCCTGGATGATGGTTCGGCCCTTTCCATGAGCATGTTCGATATTGGTGGACAGCAGAATAAGAAAGGTGTCAAAGGATTCATTTATGGCGAGCGTGGCGTGTGGCGTCCGGGCGATTCGCTGTTCGTGTCCTTCATTTTGCAAGATGAGAACCACGTTCTACCCAAAGATCATCCGGTGGTTTTTGAGCTCTACACACCGCAACAACAGCTTTTTGAACGGAAAGTGCGCACCACTTCGATCAATGGATTCTACGATTTCAGAACCTCAACAGCTGTAGATGCGCCAACTGGAAACTGGTTGGCGAAGATCAAAGTGGGTGGTTCCGAATTCACAAAGACCATCAAAATAGAAACCATCAAACCGAATCGACTCAAGATCAAGATTGATTTTGGAAGTGAGATTCTGACCGATGTTGTGAAACCAAAAGGAACGCTTGAAGTGAAATGGCTGCATGGCGCCATTGCCGATAACCTGAAAGCGGATGTGGAATTGAACCTTACCAAAGGCTCAACAGTATTTGAAAAGTATCCTGATTACATCTTTGATGACCCTGCAAAAGACTTTGATGCGGAAGAGAAAATGGTGTTCGAAGGCAAGTTGGATGCTGATGGAAAAGCCACCGTTCAACCAGACATTCAGGTTGCGAAAAACGCACCCGGAATGCTGTCTGCCAATTTCAAGATACGTGCGTTTGAGCAAGGAGGCGATTTCTCAGTCGATCGGTTCAGCATGCCGTATTCGCCTTATCGCGGATACGTTGGTTTGAAAGTGCCGCAGGGAGATGCTTGGAATGGCGCGCTCTATTCCAACGAGCCTAATCTGATACCGATCGTTACGGTGGATGAATTCGGAAAACCCGTTGATCGCAAAGGCGTTAAGATTGAGATTTTCGATGTGTATTGGAGATGGTGGTGGGAGCGTTCGTCTGAGAACGATCTGGCCCGATATGTAAGCAACTACAATCGTAATCTGGTGAAATCAGCCACCATCGACACCAAAAATGGGAAGGCGATCTACGAACTCAATTTAGGCGAGCGCCAATATGGTCGCAAGTTTATCCGTGTCACCGATCCGGTTACAGGCCACAGCGCAGGACAGACCTTTTATGTAACCTACAAAGGTTGGTGGAATGATGATAGCGGCAACTCGCCCGGAGCTGCGGAGTTGCTCACCTTCAGCACCGACAAGAAAACATACGAAGTAGGCGAAAAGGTGAAGGTGAGCGTGCCGTCCGCCAAGCAAGGTCGCATCTTGGCCAGCATCGAATCGGGCAGTAAGATCATCAACGCTTTTTGGGTGGACCTGAAGAAAGGCGAGAACAGTTTTGAGTTGGAAACAACCAAGGAAATGGCTCCGAACGTGTTCGTTCATC
The Flavobacteriales bacterium DNA segment above includes these coding regions:
- a CDS encoding mucoidy inhibitor MuiA family protein yields the protein MKNLLLILVMLLAEVALAQDTAIEEKKLNSEVSEVTVYFKGAQVKRVKPLKLKPGKYRLVFEGLEPDLMDNSLQVKVDDGLVINYVNKRSNFLKHLDKNEKSEALQTSLDSLQIIIEDESDVLALYQNQEKILALNNEIGGQQEGVRVNELIETVEFYEVKLKEVKMAQRKSHRRIKDLEKLLREKTAQKQEITSIVPPKTSEIVVEASCEDTFKGNISLKYIIPNAGWTPIYDLRAEDIDEPINLILKANVRQSSGSDWKDVKLNLTSENPFESGQMPELKRWDLGSLRNSKPTPELNIASMELTGSGSIQGTVSDDRSEPIPFANVALLNEGEIVTGSTTDFDGVFKLKNISAGMYDLKVSSVGFTSQERKGIPVHGDQIAIADFKLSAGVQLDEVCVIAYTVPLIQKDGGSGSSFSASEIRPGGYGGGNLLSSVAGVEIEKMPARGANSVVTTVAGMQNELGLIRGSRDGALNPYIDGVKVRGSSSLPQSAYESVRVLTGGIPAQYGDVDGGIASISSQPYFSNNYTSDFRARNKRISVNTSVAKKETRVFYKVETPFTVLSDDKDYTVQIDELEMNADMSYFSAPIEVPHAFLVAKITDWERFELLEGIVSLYVSGTYIGQSLLSPQNTGDTMLVSLGSDKSLVVEREQMKEFTKQQIIGNKTIDYRGFTIKLKNNKDKLVRLHLQDQLPVSTSRDISISLIDTEGVKLDEDKGILDWKLTLLPGESKQVTFKYLVKRPSWRTVSLD